The Mesorhizobium sp. INR15 region CAGGCATCACCACCATCATCTCGGTCAACTCGCCGCGCCGCTTCGACGAGATGATGGCGGAAGGGCTGATGACCATGGCCGAGTTCGGCCAGTCGGTGGCGGTAACGCCGTTCACGCTGATGGGGGCGATGAGCCCGGTGACGCTGGCCGGTGCCCTGGCGCAGCAGAACGCGGAGGCACTGTTCGGCGTGGTGCTGACGCAGCTTGTGCGGCCCGGCGCGCCGGTGATGTATGGCGCCTTCACCTCCAATGTCGACATGAAGACGGGCGCGCCCGCCTTCGGCACGCCGGAGAACACCAAGGCCAATATCGCCTCGGGGCAATTGGCGCGGCGCTATGCGTTGCCCTATCGCACGACGCCGGGCTCGGCCTCCAATGCCGCCGATGCGCAAGGCGCCTATGAGACGCTGATGGCGCTGTGGGGCGCGGTGCTCGGGCACGGCAATCTCGTCTACCACGCCGCCGGCTGGCAGGAGGGCGGGCTGACGGCGTCGTTCGAGAAATTCATCATCGATGTCGAGATGATCCAGCACATGATGGAGTTCCTGCGGCCGATCGAGGTCAACGAGGCCGAGCTTGCCGTCGAAGCGCTGGGCGCGGTGCCGACCGGTGGCCATTTCTTCGGCGAGCCGCACACGCTGGAGCGCTACGCCACCGCCTTCTATCAGCCGATGCTCTCGAACTGGCAGAATTACGAGGCCTGGCAGGAGGCCGGCGGGCTCGACGCAACCGCCCGCGCGACGCGGCTGTGGAAGAAGGCTCTGGAGGATTATGTCGAACCCGTCATGGACATCGCCATACGCGAGGAGCTTGAGGCCTATATGGCCAGGCGGCGCGAGGCGATCGGGCAGGGCGAGCCGTGACAGTTAGCACTCCGTCCAGCACCCCTCATCCGTCTTGGGGCTTCGCGCCAATCCACCTTCTCCCACAAGGGGAGAAGGTCAGGCCCGCTCTTCCTTCTCCCCTTGTGGGAGAAGGTGGCCGAGCAAAGCTCGGTCGGATGAGGGTTGCTGGACGGAGCGCAACACTAATCCGGCCCGCTTTCGCTCAGAATCCAATAATCCATCCAACTCCCTGATATCAGAGAAGAAACCCCATGAAATCGCATGCAAAGGTCGTGGTCATTGGCGGCGGTGTCGTCGGTTGCTCCGTGCTGTTCCACCTCGCCCGTCACGGCTGGACCGACGTCGTGCTCTTGGAGCGCGACGAACTGACGTCCGGATCCACCTGGCACGCGGCCGGCGGCATGCACACGATCAATGGCGACCCCAACGTCGCCAAGCTGCAGAAATACACGATCTCGCTCTACAAGGAGATAGAGGAACTCTCCGGCCAGGCGACTGGCGTGCACCTGACCGGCGGTGTGCTTTTGGCCGCGACCGAGGCACGGCTCGACTGGCTGCGCGGCGTCGTCGCCAAGGGCCGCTACCTCGGCATTGATCTTGAAGAAATCTCGGCCAACGAAGCGGCCGAACTGATGCCGTTGATTGACCCCAAGCAATTCGTCGGCGCGGTGCGCAACAAGGAGGATGGTCACCTCGACCCTTCCGGCGTCACGCACGCCTATGCCAAGGCGGCGCGCAAGCTCGGCGCTGAAGTCGAGCGCTTCACCAAGGTCGAGGACATCGTGCGGCGTCCCGATGGGATGTGGCGGGTCATCACCAACAAGGGCGAGGTGGTTTGCGAGCATGTCGTCAATGCCGGCGGCCTGTGGGCGCGCGAGGTTGGCCGCATGGTCGGACTGGAGCTGCCAATCCTTGCCATGGAGCACATGTACCTGATCACCGAGGACATGCCCGAGGTTGCCGCCTGGAACCAGAAAACCGGCACCGAGATCATCCACGCGGTTGATTTCGACGGCGAGCTCTATTTGCGCCAGGAACGCGGCGGCATGCTGATGGGCACGTATGAGAAGGCCAACAAGCCGTGGTCCGAGTACCAGACGCCGTGGAATTTCGGCCATGAATTGCTGGAGCCCGACATTGACCGTATCGCGCCGTCGCTGGAGGTCGGCTTCCGCCATTTCCCGGCTTTCCAGAACACCGGCATCAAGCAGATCATCAACGGCCCCTTCACCTTCGCGCCTGACGGCAACCCGCTGGTTGGCCCTGTGCGCGGCCTGCCGGGCTTCTGGGTGGCATGCGGCGTCATGGCCGGTTTCAGCCAAGGCGGCGGTGTCGGGCTGGCGCTGTCGAACTGGATGATCGAGGGCGATCCCGGCGCCGACATATGGGCCATGGATGTCGCGCGCTATGGTGACTGGGCGACGATGGCCTATACCAACGCCAAGGTGCGCGAGAACTATTCGAGGCGGTTTTCCATCCGCTTCCCCAATGAGGAACTGCCCGCCGGGCGGCCGCTCAAGACAACGCCGGTCTACGACCTTTTGTCGGCCAGCGGCGCGCAATGGGGCGTGGCCTATGGGCTGGAAGTGCCGCTGTGGTATGCGCCGGAGGGCGTGAGGGACGAGTTCTCCTGGCGGCGTTCGAGCGATTTTGCCCATGTCGCGAAGGAAGTCGGCACCGTGCGGGACGGCGTTGGCCTTTCGGAGATTTCGAGCTTTGCCAAGTACAAGGTGACGGGTGAGGGCGCCGCCGCGTGGCTTGACCGGATGCTTGCCTGCAAACTGCCGAAACCAGGCCGCATGACGCTGGCGCCGATGCTGAAGGAAGATGGCAGGCTGATCGGTGATTTCACCCTGGCCAATCTGGGCGACGAGGGCTGGTTCCTAGCTGGTTCGGGCATTGCCGAGCAATATCATATGCGGTGGTTCGAAAAGCATCTGCCTGGAGATGGCTCTGTTCGCCTCGAAGCCCTCGGAGCAAAGCTCACAGGCCTGTCGATTGCCGGGCCAAGGGCGCGCGACGTACTGGCAAAGGTAACGCGTTCGGATGTCGCGAACGCGGCGTTTCCCTTCATGGCCATAGGCCGGATGGACATCGGCATGGCGCCATGCCTGGTCGGCCGCGTCAGCTACACAGGCGATCTCGGCTATGAGATATGGGTGGCGCCGGAATACCAGCGTGCCGCGTTCCAGGCGCTGATGGCGGCGGGCGAGGAGTTCGGCATAGGGCTGTTCGGCTCGCGGGCGTTGAATGCGCTGCGGCTGGAGAAGAATTACGGCTCGTGGGGGCGGGAATACCGGCCGATCTACGGGCCGCTCGAAGCCGGGCTCGATCGTTTTGTCGCCTATGGCAAGGAGGCCGGCTTCATCGGCAAGGAAGCGGCTTTGGCCGAGCGCAGCCAAGGTGGCAAGTTGCGCCTGCGCGTCTTTGTCGTTGATGCCGACGACGCCGACATGATTGGCGACGAGCCGATCTGGTTCGGCGGTTCGGTGCGCGGCTGGGTCACATCAGGCGGCTACGCGCATCATTCCAAGAAGTCCGTCGCCATCGGCTATGTGCCAAAGGAGATCGCCGACGAGAGCGACGGTTTCGAGATCGAGCTTCTCGGCAAGCGTCATGCCGCGCGCATGCAGCCGGCACCGCTGTTCGATGCCAATTTCGAGCGGATGCGCGGCTGAGGACCCTGGGCGCGCCTCAAGGTCAGGCGCGCCGTTGGGGTTATGCGTTGCGGCGATTGTCCAGCGCGAAGGCGCCGGCGCCGGCAAACACCAGATAGAGGAAGATGAAGCAGAAGGAGATCGCCGCATCGCCGCTGTTGTTGACGGGAAAGAAGTCGCGCGGCAAGTGGGCCATGAAATAGGCGATCGCCATTTCGCCGGCCAGCAGGAAGGCGACCGGACGGGTGAACAGGCCGAGCGCCAGCAGGATGCCGCCCGCGAATTCAAGAATGCCGGCTGTCGTCGTCAGCCCGTTAAGGGCGCCAGGACGGGCGCTGACGGGAAAATTGAACAGTTTCTGCGAGCCGTGTTCGATGAACTGCAAAGCGGTCACGATGCGCAGCACGCCGAGCGCCAGCGGCTGGTATTGGGAAAGGCCGTCGAAAAGCTTCATCCGAAACTCCATTTTACCCTCCCGGTTCGGCCATAGATGATCGTCCTGTGGTGGACCATTCACTTCCCGCGGCCTGCCATCAACAATCGGTGATTGCCCACTCATTCGCCTCTGGCGTTTTCTATTTTTCTCGTTATAGTTGCATCAAAGTGTAGTCACACCAAATCATATGGACGCCCTTCGCCATGAAAAAACTTGTTCTGAGCCTCTTCGCAACGCTTGCCGGCATCAGCTGCGCCATGGCTGAAGACGCCGGCTGTTCCGCCTTCAAATGGCCGGTGACACGCGAGCAGACGCTCTTCCTGGCCGCGCCCGTGGCGCAGCCCGGCGCTTCCCTTGCGGTTGGACAAGCGGTGAATTTCGCGCTCGCGCCGGTCGATACGATCAGCTTCGCTGTACCGCCAGAACACGCCCCGGTTGCAGGCACATTCGGTGCGTTGGCAAGCGTGACCGTGCCGTCGGAAGGGCAACTGCAGTTGAGCCTTTCCGATGAGGCATGGGTCGACGTGATCCAGGATGGCCACGCGATCAAGTCCGTGGGTTTCAGCAGGATAAAAACCTGTCCGGGCATTCGCAAAAGCCTGCGGTTCAAGCTGTCGGCCGGTCAGGCAACGATCCAACTCAGTGGCGCGAACACTGAGGATCTCAAGGTCGCGGTGTTGGCGCCAGAATAATCCGGCGCCAACCAGCGGCAAAATTTTGCCGGATGGCTAACGTGTCAGGGCGAGCAGCGCGAAATGCGCGCCTTGCGGGTCCTGGCACTGGACAATCCACTGGCCGGTCGGAACCGCCATCGGACCCATGATGACCTTGCCGCCATTGTCGGCAACGCGCTTGGCCGCCGCATCAATGGCGTCGACATTGAAGTAGAATTGCCACACGGGGACGGGAAGCTGTGGCGGTTTGTTCATGATGCCGCCGCCCGATTCCGGACCGGCCTTGAAGGTCTGGTAGATGCCCATTTCGCCGATGTCGAAATCGCCTGCGCTGGTCCAGCTGAACTGGCTGGCATAGAAGTCGAAGGCCGCCTGCCGTTCCGACGCGAAGAGTTCATGCCAGCCGACATGGCCCAGTGTGGTGGCTGGAAGGGTGGGCTGGTCAGGCCTGTTCGGCTGCAGAAACATGAATGTCGCGCCTTGCGGGTCCGCGACGACCGAGAAGCGGCCGACGCCGGGGATATCGTCGGGTTCGCGATGGACGGCGCCGCCGGCATCCTTGAGGGCCTTTGTCGAGGCGTCGGCATCCTTGGTATGGATATAGCCGATCCAGGCGGGCGGCATGCCCATCTTCGCGGCGTCCTCGGGCATCGTCATCAACCCGCCCACGCCACGCTCGCTGGAATTCACCACGATGTAGCGCGGCATGCCGGGCGCCTTGTCGAAGGGTTCCGCCTTCCAGCCAACCACGGCGGTGTAAAACGCCTCAGCGGCGTCGAGGTCGGTGGTCATCAATTCATACCAGAAGAAGGGCATTGGGGATTTTGGCATTGTCGGTCTCCTCACCGGTTCAGGTATCGATCGCCGTGCGATCCATCCCAGGACGATCATAGGGACAGGAATCCGACAGCTGGACCAGAAAATAACGATGGCAAAGGCCTGGCGTTCCAGCACTTGCGTGCCTTGCGGCTTTCGGTTCTCCTGAAGCCGGGAGAGGGGTCGCCATTCGCATGCGCCAGATGTCGCTTACTTCGGAGCTTGTCGCGCTCTGTCATCGTGACGAGCCCGACCCCGGGCCAGATCCAAAATGGACCGAGCTTTCCGACGAAGACTACAGGA contains the following coding sequences:
- a CDS encoding trimethylamine methyltransferase family protein — translated: MNEPRRKRGADRTSNRGPAAIPQLPRRRVTNPYPPMAMLSADQVEAIHQASMHILENFGIEVMSPRALSLFEKAGAKVDHATANVRLDRGLIEEVLKTTRSNYTLTPRNPANAVHLGGNTINFTLVAGPPNVHDMERGRRAGNLRDYSDLVRLAQHFNCIHMLGNQVCAPVELPANSRHLDTYFANLTLTDKSFHVSAIGRGRALDGIEMMAISRGLTLDQMADDPGITTIISVNSPRRFDEMMAEGLMTMAEFGQSVAVTPFTLMGAMSPVTLAGALAQQNAEALFGVVLTQLVRPGAPVMYGAFTSNVDMKTGAPAFGTPENTKANIASGQLARRYALPYRTTPGSASNAADAQGAYETLMALWGAVLGHGNLVYHAAGWQEGGLTASFEKFIIDVEMIQHMMEFLRPIEVNEAELAVEALGAVPTGGHFFGEPHTLERYATAFYQPMLSNWQNYEAWQEAGGLDATARATRLWKKALEDYVEPVMDIAIREELEAYMARRREAIGQGEP
- a CDS encoding FAD-dependent oxidoreductase, producing the protein MKSHAKVVVIGGGVVGCSVLFHLARHGWTDVVLLERDELTSGSTWHAAGGMHTINGDPNVAKLQKYTISLYKEIEELSGQATGVHLTGGVLLAATEARLDWLRGVVAKGRYLGIDLEEISANEAAELMPLIDPKQFVGAVRNKEDGHLDPSGVTHAYAKAARKLGAEVERFTKVEDIVRRPDGMWRVITNKGEVVCEHVVNAGGLWAREVGRMVGLELPILAMEHMYLITEDMPEVAAWNQKTGTEIIHAVDFDGELYLRQERGGMLMGTYEKANKPWSEYQTPWNFGHELLEPDIDRIAPSLEVGFRHFPAFQNTGIKQIINGPFTFAPDGNPLVGPVRGLPGFWVACGVMAGFSQGGGVGLALSNWMIEGDPGADIWAMDVARYGDWATMAYTNAKVRENYSRRFSIRFPNEELPAGRPLKTTPVYDLLSASGAQWGVAYGLEVPLWYAPEGVRDEFSWRRSSDFAHVAKEVGTVRDGVGLSEISSFAKYKVTGEGAAAWLDRMLACKLPKPGRMTLAPMLKEDGRLIGDFTLANLGDEGWFLAGSGIAEQYHMRWFEKHLPGDGSVRLEALGAKLTGLSIAGPRARDVLAKVTRSDVANAAFPFMAIGRMDIGMAPCLVGRVSYTGDLGYEIWVAPEYQRAAFQALMAAGEEFGIGLFGSRALNALRLEKNYGSWGREYRPIYGPLEAGLDRFVAYGKEAGFIGKEAALAERSQGGKLRLRVFVVDADDADMIGDEPIWFGGSVRGWVTSGGYAHHSKKSVAIGYVPKEIADESDGFEIELLGKRHAARMQPAPLFDANFERMRG
- a CDS encoding DoxX family protein, which translates into the protein MKLFDGLSQYQPLALGVLRIVTALQFIEHGSQKLFNFPVSARPGALNGLTTTAGILEFAGGILLALGLFTRPVAFLLAGEMAIAYFMAHLPRDFFPVNNSGDAAISFCFIFLYLVFAGAGAFALDNRRNA
- a CDS encoding VOC family protein → MPKSPMPFFWYELMTTDLDAAEAFYTAVVGWKAEPFDKAPGMPRYIVVNSSERGVGGLMTMPEDAAKMGMPPAWIGYIHTKDADASTKALKDAGGAVHREPDDIPGVGRFSVVADPQGATFMFLQPNRPDQPTLPATTLGHVGWHELFASERQAAFDFYASQFSWTSAGDFDIGEMGIYQTFKAGPESGGGIMNKPPQLPVPVWQFYFNVDAIDAAAKRVADNGGKVIMGPMAVPTGQWIVQCQDPQGAHFALLALTR